The stretch of DNA taatgacatgccgaacaacatgattcatgcttaacaataattgtctaaattgaagtttttttttttttgtgctggattaactacgatagcaaggcataaagtaaaatgaagtctcggagaccagaacgcgatttcattgagagttcgagagtttgttagaagtttgaatgttcgttggaagttctgtcggaaccaaccgagaagtctatgagcttaccaaagaagctcgtcagaactcaccaagaagatcatcgtgaagttcaggagcttgccggagtccgccggaacattgtcgagagatcgtcggaagatcatcggaagatcgtcggaagctcgccgaaagaaatcagacttatcttgcttatattatgtcttaggaatcatagttagcacataactagagttggaattgggaggtaatcccatcactctattaggggctaattaggctcgaagttgggttggtttgggtcggattcaaggcccaactaacgTGTTGAAACTctagccgacgatggcaccgcctggggaataGCACCCTAGGAAATCTGcgtggtggtaccgctggcagtaatgctgccaaagatggtaccgcccctgttcgacgATGGTATCTCCTAGTAGCAGATCCTGCGATGGTTGTACTGGCCAAGAAcgatgatggtaccgccagtaaccaagaaacctaggatgagaccttttcagGCTTCgattttgaatcaacttgaagcctataaatacccctctcatccttggttaacttacATAAGCACGGAGggtttaaaagtaagaaaatatcatagaaatctctttagaaatcctctcctctagcttaaacttagaattctgtttagagaggagtgtgtgcttgtaaaggttgtccccTGAACCTGTGaaatggagaagaggggtgtaaaaaggagggttgatcttcgcctattaaaggaagatcgatagtggatgccggtggcctcgacgaaagaggaatcagtggagtggatgtaggtcacgacgtacgatttgccttttcttttgtgtaatttatcttattgcaaacctccttacttgcttactactttcaacatgtttacgaatacacttttaagttgagcaagtttctaaaatcggttttatcatatgaaacgaAAGAAATTTTTAGAACCATGATTtttacgctgcactaattcacccccccccccacctctcttagttccgactcattcctaacattatatttttggtcttgatgattttttattttgattatgctttatgttcaatgaagctATGTGTAatattttaatgaaaatgttaagagatttgatatcattcttaatgagtttatagtttgaaatttgaaaacttgaaaccatgttttggtatcatacccaaagtaatgatacataatgatcatgtttaattagtttatattttaaaattatacataataatttttgtgatttattactTGTTGAtatgatgaaatttaatttttcagttttaaatgatgatgaatgtttttatttagcaaaggcatgcttgtatgaaataaaagggaatgcatttctaaaaaatttctcaatctctatcttatcgagttttcatcttACATATCctttttaatgaatctatttatgttatgaattttatgaatcatgaaattaatttgatgaatttgaatgagttttatcgaaatcataactTCTCGAGAGTTATAATATGAAatcttatgtgaatcaagatcttgtatttgatctcctatgcttttttttgtcatttacaaaagaggagaattttgtagatgaatcatgaattttttgaaattataactatttttttaattaagacgTTATATATGTGAATCTATCTACATTTCcttcattaaatttttttaaaattgattttgatgatgatcttggatctattttcatatgactaatgagatgatatatgcaactaaatcatttatcatatttacaacTAGTGATATATTCAATATGAAATATCTTTATTGATTCTCGCATAATTCgctcttttaagagaatattcaTCTAAACAAATCATGACTATTTTGATGACTTAAAAattcttatacatgaatcaagatcatttatttgTACTCCTATATTTTTATTGGTATATTTTAaaagagaagatttactatatgaatcatgtctttgggtattcacatgatcttacccttcatgatatgtttttttttaattccttaAATTCATAAAGTACATCtcatcactattttttttttgttatcttcCATATAATGATTTtaatatttacacctttgtgttattcccctctttttgcctatgacaaagggggagaaaataaatgttgaatatttggtaccaacaatcatgaagtgataaagtttttaaaatattgatttaatgtttggtatcatgtataatatgtctatattgatgatttatttttagtatcatgcatgcatgaaggatgaaatgtaaggttttaaaattgtgcatgttttaatttaaaactataataatacacaaacatattgaaaaaagattgatactttacctttgtcataatttgaaaagtgatgtaaagggtcttctcttctttttgacaataacaaaaggagagataaaagatgctaactGCATAATttaagaagaaagtaaaaattgctaacttgtacattgcaaagaaagtaaaaaatagTATTTCTCAAAAGGGAAGAAAGAACTTGCAATCTTGAACGTCACCAAAAATCgatagcttgtctatcttaagaagcaaaaatgcaaacttgcataatttgtaatcttgcacacctttaaaattaatgatgatttggtgattatgcatgttataaagtaaaaaaaaatttactagtttgcatgatgtaaaacttgctaaatttgctagcttaccaaTTGCAAGAAGAAATTTGCTAGGAAGCTAAAGTACTATTTTGCCAATCTCAACAAAAAGCTAAATTTGTgaacttacaaaactcaaaattaattGCTAGCTTAtcttttctaaaatgatgtaaaaatttactAACTTACATGAGGATAAAActtaagattatgtttataatacaatgatttaaaatttcatATCTCAAATACTTTATAGTTGCActacttctttttattgatgacaaagtgggagaagtgatgttatgcatgatttgattttgtgatgacatgttgcttggatattTGAATCGAAGTGTTCTATCGATAGGGCATATTGatgaggggagttaaggttaactctgtcatcaattggttatcatcatcaaaagaggaaagattgttgaatctcggattttgataatgaaatcaattgatagtattgatctaatatgcgtttgagtgacgtagggctaacgtcgatcaggaaaggtaaattgattaaagcaggaggaatcagatgttgggatatagtgaacatgtcaaaagattggacatcgggacgGAGGAACGgttgacgtgtcggcagaaggcttcgggctgagaattcgagcatcgggcctagaagagcggacattatgccaaggagattggagttgtggaggtcaatataATGATTAGGCAAATGTCACAAAAAATACGATACGCTGAAGGATCGAACGAAACACTGAAAgaatcaatgacatgtcggacaacacatAATTAGTGTTTGAAATAATTTACCTAGATCGAGTTAAGTTAAGtcctaattaagttggtttagaatataattaggccaactcaattaggagtcaattGGGCTCAGGTTTGagctgtgttaggccaagtgaaagactcaaataatgacccaacaagtggcaccatcgtggcatagtctcctagccagtggtaccgcccaatgttaggcagcaaacggtggtaccgcccgcacctcgaaatctcggggatttgaattttaactccaagttttgaagccattttgagtctataaatatctcaactattcctgcatggagtagcaagaaagattgagcaaaactctgtgattctaaagttgcgaaccctattagaaagttgagttccctcgtcctaaagcttaaagagagttctaagggaggtttgaaagggataccttgtaaaagagggttgtaaaaggttatctcataaacttgtgaaaatgagGAGAGGGGTGTAAATGGGTAGTTAGTATTCgtccattgaagaaagaccattagtgaatgTCGGTGGTTTCGATAAAAgaagaatcgatggagtggatataggtcatgacgattgaATCATTATAAAATTGACGTGTTCATCtatgatttgcatttctattattgctatttacatacaGCAAACTGCAATAcgcttctatatgctttcaatgCTTTCAAGTGAAGTACATTTATGAAGTTTTTTAGAGTTTTTCAAAATCGTTGTTTTTATTctctgcactaattcatctcGTCCTCTTAGTATCGACTTGTTCGTAATAGATAAATCAATATTAATATAGTATAATTACATGGTTACACTCTCTATATTATTTGCTTATCATCGGTCTAATCTCACGATGGCTGTCATCTGATAAGATAAAGGCTTAGCAATTCCGCAGgtgcaataattttttttaataggcTAACGGTAGTTTAAAAACACTACATAAACCTATTCTGGAATGTAAGTCTACCCTAAAACACGGCCACTGATATTAAAGTTTTTGTTCTTGCACCTATAACTATTTATTTTTTGAGTTTATTTGTCTCGATTTATAATGTTTGTTTTTGAATGGATGTTTTGATAAGGGtatccaaatatatatatgtatatatcatcaACATGTTTTATTTATTATCGATATAGTTAAagacttttttttaaaattataatgataaaaaatatattataatttgttAATCTTCCATCCTCTTCTATAGAGTCCTTTTTATCATTTCTATCATATTTTATACATTAAACCACTTGATAAATCGACACACCAGTTCGATTAATTGGCCAGTGCAGCAGTGGCATCTGATCTGATTTTGATAACTATTATTTTGTCATGAAGAATTTAATATACACATGAGCATTTGGAATCTAATTCCAATTGGATGTTTCTTTGGGTTTCACGGGTTCCTTGTGTTTTACGTATTGATGGTATACTAAATGAAAAGCTTTATCATTTTATCTACGTACGATCTTATCTTCACGTAGTTTGTGGTCCTCCATGAATGCATGACATTATCGTGGTTGTTCGATGCCCATAACACCCACCGTCAAATTTGGTTCCCTCCTCTTCTCTCCTTCGCTtcgttttggtattcatgaagaaATAACTCGAGCAAGTAATTTCCACGGCGCTTAATCCATGGAATGTGAGATGATTGCCAAACTCCATTCCACTGGAGTAACACGACAACACAAAAACCGCTGCCCTTCGGTCCACAACTCCCCACATTAAACCGGCGTTAAATCTATGGGGTAACCACCAAAACAACCCCCACCACAGTCGTCGGCGCCTCACTGATCGCCCGCCCCACCCCATGGGATCTCGCTTTTGAGCCGTCCGATTCGTTGCGTGTCCGACATGCGTGGATGCCAGCGGGGCGTTGTGGTAGTTTGTGCGGGCTCGTGTGGGTGTTTGAGTCATTTGGGGATGTCCGAGTCGAGTTTCCGTTGCGGCGCCGAGGAGCCTGGATCGATGGGAGGGATCTGAAATGACGTTTATGCCCCTATCAGCCATCTGTAGAAGCCGTGGTAACCGCCCTCCTCCGCCTCCCGCCGCTCGCTCCCCTCTAAATCCCACGAGATCCGCCccattcctcctcctccaccgttgTCGTAGCGATGGCTCCACCGGCCGGAGAACCGgaaagaggagaaggaggaggacgcGAGCCGGTCCACGTACTCACGCAGCCATCCCCTCCCTCCTCCCCCAGCCGCCTCCGCCACCTCCACCCCCGGCGGCGCCGGTCCCGAAGCGACTTCCTCTGACACCGTTGTTCGCTTCTCATCCTTCTCCGTCTGTCTCCGGAGCCGAGCCACCACCGCCTCCACATCCTCGTCGACCACGTACTCGAACGACGACCCCAAGGAGTACGTCCGCAGGTGGGGCGGATGGTTCACGGCTGGTCCCACCTCCGAAGGTGATCTCCGCCGGCTGACGCTGCCGATCTCGACGCGGAAGCTGCCCGACCTGGAAGGGCCCGCATGGGCTGAGACCGTCGGCGGCGGGAGGGGCAGGGCGGGAAGAGCGATGGAGGCTCGGCAGAGAGGGCAGGAAGGGATGGACCGGAGCCACGGGTCGACGCACTGGGAGTGGAAAGCGTGGCGGCATGCGGGGAGAAGGCGGAGCTCGTCTTGGGGGCGGAAGGGGCAGAGGCAGACTGAGCAATCCGGCGACGACTTGGGGAGGACAGCGAGGGAGGAGGCGAGGGAGAAGAGCGGGAGGGAATCGATGAGTGCCGCCTTGTCTTTGTCAGATAGGCCGGAGTCGGGGGGAGCCGCAGCAGCTGCGACTGTTGCTGAGGAGGAGTATGAGCGGCGTCGGTGGAGGACGGGCGGTGGCAGCTGCGGGGCGGCGGCGACGGAAGAGGATACGCGGCGGGAGGAGAAgaagcggaggaggaggtggatggAAGCGGATGCGACGAAGACGAAGGCAATGATGGCGGAGATGATGAAGAGGCTGGGGCTGAGGGACACAGCGGAGGAGGAGGCACCTCGAGCAGCCTCCGCCGCAGGAGGAAAATGTCTGACGGGCTCCGGTGGAGGTGGTGGCAGAGGTGACGGAGAGGCCATTTGGAGGCGGAGAGATACATAAGAGTGAGGGGCGTTATCgtagatgaatatatatattggCTGATGTCAGTGCTTTGTATTGCTGTGCTTTATGTGTATGTGCCATAGCCTTGTCCATTTATATTCTCTATAGAATTTTCTagttttgttttaaaaaaaattatcatatgaaTATATACCGTGTAGaagaataattatataataaaaaaaaataaacagaTAACTCACGTgagctataaaaataataattatcgtATATACACAAGGTAGTAAAAGAAATTCGTTTTGACTACAGTGAACAAACCTCTTTTCATAAactcaaatataaaaataaaaaatatagaaaacAAGAAAAGTTACAATcatataaaatcaaatatataatatgaTCCATCAAGGAAAAacgatttaaaaaattatttatatatgtatattatatatatatatatagataaatatCAAGGTGTTTAATATTCAATCAAAAATAAATctgattttttttccatttttaatatatttattcttTTCCTTCACTTTTGAGTAGTTGTTATCATGTAACAActtataaaaaaatctttaaatttttaaaaaaatatttaaaaa from Musa acuminata AAA Group cultivar baxijiao chromosome BXJ2-11, Cavendish_Baxijiao_AAA, whole genome shotgun sequence encodes:
- the LOC135627232 gene encoding E3 ubiquitin-protein ligase ATL4-like — encoded protein: MASPSPLPPPPPEPVRHFPPAAEAARGASSSAVSLSPSLFIISAIIAFVFVASASIHLLLRFFSSRRVSSSVAAAPQLPPPVLHRRRSYSSSATVAAAAAPPDSGLSDKDKAALIDSLPLFSLASSLAVLPKSSPDCSVCLCPFRPQDELRLLPACRHAFHSQCVDPWLRSIPSCPLCRASIALPALPLPPPTVSAHAGPSRSGSFRVEIGSVSRRRSPSEVGPAVNHPPHLRTYSLGSSFEYVVDEDVEAVVARLRRQTEKDEKRTTVSEEVASGPAPPGVEVAEAAGGGGRGWLREYVDRLASSSFSSFRFSGRWSHRYDNGGGGGMGRISWDLEGSERREAEEGGYHGFYRWLIGA